One genomic segment of Bacteroidota bacterium includes these proteins:
- the hemW gene encoding radical SAM family heme chaperone HemW, whose product MSGIYIHIPFCKQKCNYCNFHFSTSVKGIPQMITCIENEIELRKDYLNKNRIASIYFGGGTPSLVNVNYLESILKTIHSNFIVDSNAEITLEANPDDINETMLLALRKAGINRLSLGVQSFFDIDLKWMNRAHNAEEAINCITTIKQAGFTNYSVDLIYGVPGLTDAKWIQNLETLLQENVPHISCYALTVESKTELFHAIKKNNIPPLDEEQSERQYHITHALLTKYGYEHYEISNYAKTGFHAVHNSSYWEGKQYLGVGPSAHSYNGISRQWNVSSNPLYMNNIVQHIIPYEIELLTPVQQANEMIMISLRQSKGLNLHLFNEKFGDAFYNTLLENIKQTEDVFVTEGEDILIIQERVRFISDSIISNLFLEE is encoded by the coding sequence ATGTCCGGAATTTATATTCATATTCCTTTTTGCAAACAGAAATGTAATTATTGCAATTTTCATTTTAGTACTTCTGTAAAAGGAATTCCGCAAATGATAACGTGTATTGAAAATGAAATTGAATTAAGAAAGGACTATTTAAACAAAAATCGTATCGCTTCTATATATTTTGGTGGTGGCACTCCTTCATTAGTAAATGTAAATTATTTGGAATCAATACTAAAAACTATTCATTCAAATTTTATTGTTGACTCAAATGCAGAGATAACTCTGGAAGCAAATCCCGACGATATTAATGAAACCATGCTTCTTGCATTGCGCAAAGCAGGAATCAATCGTTTAAGTTTAGGTGTGCAATCTTTTTTTGATATTGATTTGAAATGGATGAATCGTGCACATAATGCAGAGGAAGCAATTAATTGTATTACAACAATTAAGCAAGCAGGATTTACAAATTATTCAGTAGATCTTATTTATGGTGTGCCCGGATTGACAGATGCTAAATGGATTCAAAATCTTGAAACTTTATTACAGGAAAATGTGCCACACATTTCGTGTTATGCATTAACCGTTGAATCAAAAACAGAATTATTTCATGCAATAAAAAAAAATAACATACCTCCTCTGGATGAAGAGCAATCTGAAAGACAATATCATATCACGCATGCATTGCTTACTAAATATGGATATGAACATTATGAAATTTCCAATTATGCAAAAACCGGATTTCATGCAGTGCATAATAGCAGCTATTGGGAAGGCAAACAATATTTAGGAGTGGGTCCATCTGCTCATTCTTACAATGGAATTTCCAGACAATGGAATGTGAGCAGCAATCCATTATATATGAATAATATAGTGCAACATATCATTCCATACGAAATAGAATTACTCACTCCTGTGCAACAAGCAAATGAAATGATTATGATTTCTTTGCGCCAAAGTAAAGGTTTGAATTTGCACTTGTTTAATGAAAAATTCGGTGATGCTTTTTATAATACATTATTAGAAAATATTAAGCAAACAGAAGATGTATTTGTAACTGAAGGCGAGGATATTTTAATAATTCAGGAGCGAGTTAGATTTATTTCCGATAGTATTATCAGCAATCTTTTTCTTGAAGAATAG
- a CDS encoding BamA/TamA family outer membrane protein: MPAKLFILTAILWFGQISFAQNSCILRFDNDTFEKEIFGKNFKPDTLFHNEAFAIKSLNEMLIAAYRAGYLLANYNITEKQDSIWNIDWDANRRINWVYLNMDSIDPLIINASVFKEKKFTNTPYSHFEVVELMESLIEYTEMHGYPFATVWLSNLLLQDTLLTASIQLDKGRIIKFSNIEVRGDLQLSENYLAQYTGIKKGRLYNQLLIDEMDPGLKELPFVNFLRTTQIEFIGNDAKVVTFLDNKNASKFDVVIGVLPNNEVTGRLLVTGDGNLRLYNIFSAGELFDLRFRQLESSTKELQTSLNYPYLPSLPVGLDMGFSLFLRDSTFLERKANVGVLFHFRGNNYLKGFISFYNSDILQIDTAYVLANKTLPPNVDLKINSYGIGGHYEKLDYLYNPRQGIFLEGVASAGIKTIKKNAAIVDLSDPAYPEYDFESVYDSVELNSLSINYQFKLQWFIPIFSQATILAGFQGAGIINNQIFNNELYRIGGNSILRGFDEQSILVSSYYIFTAEYRYLLSKNSFVQLFTDIGYTINESVKPVLYDLPIGFGTGINFETKAGIFGLSYALGKSNEMPVLFRNAKIHFGYLNYF; this comes from the coding sequence TTGCCAGCGAAATTATTCATATTAACTGCAATACTATGGTTTGGACAAATATCCTTTGCCCAGAATTCCTGTATTCTTCGTTTTGATAATGATACTTTTGAAAAAGAAATTTTCGGTAAAAATTTTAAACCCGATACATTATTTCACAATGAAGCATTTGCAATTAAGAGTTTGAATGAAATGTTGATTGCAGCATATCGTGCCGGCTATCTGCTTGCAAATTATAATATAACCGAAAAACAAGATAGTATTTGGAATATAGATTGGGATGCGAACCGACGTATTAACTGGGTATATCTGAACATGGATAGTATAGATCCATTAATTATAAATGCTTCCGTTTTCAAAGAAAAAAAATTTACTAATACACCTTACAGCCATTTTGAAGTGGTTGAATTAATGGAATCCTTAATTGAATATACCGAGATGCATGGTTATCCTTTTGCAACAGTTTGGTTAAGTAATTTGCTTTTACAAGATACTTTGTTGACGGCTTCAATTCAATTAGATAAAGGTCGGATTATTAAATTTTCTAACATTGAAGTGCGGGGAGATTTACAATTATCCGAAAATTATCTTGCACAATATACCGGAATAAAAAAAGGGAGATTATACAATCAATTATTAATTGATGAAATGGATCCGGGACTTAAAGAATTACCATTTGTAAACTTTTTGCGCACTACACAAATTGAATTTATTGGAAATGATGCGAAGGTGGTTACCTTTCTCGACAACAAAAATGCAAGCAAGTTTGATGTAGTAATTGGAGTGCTGCCAAATAATGAAGTAACCGGAAGATTATTAGTTACAGGTGATGGGAATTTACGATTGTATAATATATTTTCGGCAGGAGAATTATTTGATTTGCGGTTTCGACAATTAGAAAGTTCTACGAAAGAATTGCAGACTTCACTCAATTATCCTTACTTACCATCGCTACCTGTTGGGTTGGATATGGGTTTTAGTTTATTTCTGCGAGATTCCACTTTTCTGGAAAGGAAAGCAAATGTGGGGGTGCTGTTTCACTTCAGAGGCAATAATTATTTAAAAGGATTTATATCTTTTTACAATTCAGATATTTTACAAATAGATACTGCCTATGTTTTAGCAAATAAAACTCTGCCACCGAATGTGGATTTAAAAATTAACTCCTATGGTATTGGTGGACATTATGAAAAATTGGATTACCTGTATAACCCAAGACAAGGCATATTTTTAGAAGGTGTAGCATCGGCAGGTATAAAGACCATAAAGAAAAATGCAGCCATAGTTGATTTATCAGATCCTGCATATCCTGAATATGATTTTGAATCTGTGTATGATAGTGTGGAATTGAATTCTCTCTCTATAAATTATCAATTCAAGTTGCAGTGGTTTATACCCATCTTTTCTCAAGCTACAATACTTGCAGGATTTCAGGGAGCAGGAATAATTAATAATCAGATTTTTAATAATGAACTTTACAGGATTGGAGGAAACAGTATTTTGCGTGGTTTTGATGAGCAATCAATCTTAGTGTCTAGTTATTATATTTTTACTGCAGAATATAGATATCTGCTTTCAAAAAATTCGTTTGTACAATTATTTACAGATATTGGATATACAATAAATGAAAGTGTTAAGCCTGTATTATATGATTTACCAATCGGGTTTGGAACAGGTATTAATTTTGAAACGAAAGCAGGTATTTTTGGATTGAGTTATGCGTTGGGAAAATCAAATGAAATGCCGGTACTTTTCCGAAATGCAAAAATTCATTTTGGGTATTTAAATTATTTTTAG
- a CDS encoding DUF4271 domain-containing protein: MKQILLTGYIILFSLHFMQAQNIDSITQQNIPDTVGIAVKENVNSIVDVDSLLSGTGMVANNIMGKRTITIDWFIPLYLLLLLIYFTLLWVQYTRQLRENVTVITNRNLAQQIYRDREFSAGIFSTMILLNFVLVFAIFLYQLLTFVGFSYFTGKIYLDIAFCGVFIPVIYFIRSLVYWMLSMIYPFKSEINFFRFNTRVLLQMTGICMLPLVILIATTDTPLSEWAIYTTIGLLIFVYIIRIIKGMNIGGGFARFHFFYFLLYLCVLEIAPLLILFKIVSSKGING, from the coding sequence GTGAAACAAATTTTGCTTACAGGTTACATCATACTTTTTAGTCTGCATTTTATGCAAGCTCAAAATATTGATTCCATTACCCAACAAAATATTCCGGATACTGTCGGCATTGCAGTTAAAGAAAATGTAAATAGTATTGTAGATGTAGATTCATTGCTGTCGGGAACTGGTATGGTAGCAAATAATATAATGGGAAAGCGCACTATTACTATTGATTGGTTTATTCCATTATATCTGCTTTTACTTCTCATCTATTTTACGTTGTTATGGGTTCAATACACACGTCAACTCCGAGAGAATGTTACAGTAATAACTAATAGAAATCTTGCACAACAAATTTATCGTGACCGTGAATTTTCCGCAGGGATTTTTAGTACAATGATTCTTTTAAATTTTGTTTTAGTGTTTGCCATATTCCTTTATCAGTTGTTGACCTTTGTAGGCTTCAGTTATTTTACCGGTAAAATATATTTGGATATCGCTTTCTGTGGGGTATTCATTCCTGTTATTTATTTTATTCGCTCTTTAGTTTATTGGATGCTATCTATGATTTATCCTTTTAAATCAGAAATTAATTTTTTCAGATTCAATACTCGTGTACTTCTGCAAATGACAGGAATATGTATGTTGCCTTTAGTAATATTAATTGCGACGACAGATACACCACTTTCCGAATGGGCTATCTATACAACTATAGGTTTATTGATATTTGTTTACATAATTAGGATTATAAAAGGCATGAATATAGGAGGAGGCTTTGCCAGGTTTCACTTCTTTTATTTTTTACTCTATCTTTGCGTCTTAGAAATTGCACCACTGCTTATTCTTTTTAAAATAGTTAGCAGTAAAGGAATAAATGGCTGA
- a CDS encoding uroporphyrinogen-III synthase, giving the protein MTPVKNILVSQPKPETSKNPYTDLAEKFKVKFEFRQFIRIEGIPAKEFRKQRIDIKEYSAIILTSKNAIDHFFRVCEELRIRMTEETKYFCISEAVAVYLQKYIQFRKRKIFFGANGKENELFDVMTKHIPNEKILFPCAHEHRDNINQFLISKNADFSEAFIYETIPTDLNDLNPIHQFDMIMLFTPKGADSLFFNFPDFKQERLRIACMGDLTLKSLESNKIRIDVCAPTTETTSIFMAIEKYLSVVNKKK; this is encoded by the coding sequence ATGACACCAGTTAAAAATATACTGGTATCCCAACCCAAACCTGAAACATCTAAAAACCCCTACACTGACCTTGCTGAAAAGTTTAAGGTGAAGTTTGAATTTCGTCAATTTATCAGAATAGAAGGGATCCCTGCTAAAGAATTCAGAAAGCAACGTATTGATATTAAAGAATACAGTGCTATTATATTAACATCTAAGAACGCCATTGATCATTTTTTTAGAGTATGTGAAGAATTGCGTATCCGCATGACCGAAGAAACTAAGTATTTCTGCATATCAGAAGCAGTAGCAGTATATCTTCAGAAATATATTCAATTCAGAAAAAGAAAAATATTTTTTGGAGCTAATGGTAAAGAAAATGAATTGTTTGATGTAATGACAAAGCATATTCCAAATGAAAAAATTTTATTTCCTTGCGCACATGAACACAGGGATAATATCAATCAATTTTTAATATCAAAGAATGCTGACTTTTCTGAAGCATTTATTTATGAAACCATTCCAACAGATTTAAACGATTTAAATCCTATTCATCAATTCGATATGATAATGTTGTTTACACCAAAAGGTGCAGACAGTTTGTTCTTTAATTTCCCTGATTTTAAACAAGAAAGATTACGAATAGCCTGTATGGGCGATCTCACTTTGAAGTCTTTGGAAAGTAATAAAATTCGAATTGATGTATGCGCACCTACAACAGAAACTACTTCAATATTTATGGCAATTGAAAAGTATCTGTCAGTTGTCAACAAAAAGAAATAG
- a CDS encoding type IX secretion system membrane protein PorP/SprF produces the protein MHLTKHFYALIIGVLLSMITFAQHEPQFSQYMFSPVVFNPAFSGLEDAVVNVLDARSQWVDIPGAPQSQTLSSHLPLYRINSGVGIRLVNDKTGQLQTTAVSLSYAYHVKINKTTILSIGLSGGMAYQALDGSKLIAPQGSYEGIVDHNDNYLPETLVSDIIPDLNSGIVLKSKKFELGISALHLLGQAFEYPTSAGSTSIQYSPTGYVYLSYLQKLGSNFHLRPTVLLKSDDIESMADVNLLLDYKNNLILGASFRGYLANQTDAVIIIAGWNISERLGINYSYDITLSGLSAVSQGSHELTIAYRIPVERPRAGKEINNLRYLYY, from the coding sequence ATGCATTTGACAAAGCATTTTTATGCATTGATTATTGGCGTATTACTTTCAATGATAACCTTTGCGCAACATGAACCTCAATTTAGTCAATACATGTTTTCACCGGTAGTTTTTAATCCTGCCTTTTCAGGATTAGAAGATGCGGTGGTTAATGTATTAGATGCTCGAAGTCAATGGGTAGATATTCCCGGTGCACCACAATCTCAAACTCTTTCTTCTCATCTTCCATTGTATCGTATTAATAGTGGAGTAGGAATAAGATTGGTAAATGATAAAACTGGTCAATTGCAAACTACAGCTGTATCACTTTCATATGCATACCATGTAAAGATTAATAAGACAACAATTCTTAGCATTGGTTTATCCGGAGGTATGGCTTATCAAGCATTGGATGGCAGTAAGCTTATTGCACCTCAAGGCAGCTATGAAGGAATTGTAGATCATAATGACAACTACTTACCTGAAACATTAGTAAGTGATATAATCCCAGACCTTAATTCCGGTATTGTTTTGAAATCCAAAAAATTTGAATTGGGAATATCAGCACTTCATTTATTAGGCCAAGCCTTTGAATATCCAACTTCCGCAGGAAGCACCTCAATACAATATTCCCCAACAGGGTACGTTTATTTGAGCTATCTTCAGAAATTGGGTAGCAATTTTCACCTGAGACCTACTGTTCTTTTAAAATCGGATGATATAGAAAGCATGGCTGATGTAAATCTCCTGCTGGATTATAAAAACAATTTAATTTTAGGCGCCTCGTTTAGAGGATACCTTGCGAATCAAACCGATGCAGTTATTATTATTGCAGGATGGAATATATCAGAAAGATTGGGCATAAATTATTCCTACGATATTACATTATCTGGCTTAAGTGCTGTTAGTCAGGGCTCGCATGAACTAACGATTGCCTATAGGATTCCAGTTGAAAGACCAAGAGCAGGAAAAGAAATTAACAACCTGAGATACCTTTATTATTAA